In Anaerostipes hadrus ATCC 29173 = JCM 17467, a single genomic region encodes these proteins:
- a CDS encoding ATP synthase subunit C, translated as MTLAIKLAIIAALILSIFIPFGYFLHGERTKKRYKRSIAFNAFFFFGIIVIAGVMMFVTNPVQAAQAGSDAGMATGLGYLAAALSTGLSCVGGGIAVASAASAALGAISEDPSALGKSLIFVGLAEGVCLYGLIISFMIIGKLG; from the coding sequence ATGACATTAGCAATCAAATTAGCGATCATCGCAGCATTAATCTTAAGTATATTTATTCCATTTGGTTATTTTCTTCATGGAGAGAGAACAAAGAAACGTTATAAACGAAGTATTGCATTTAACGCTTTTTTCTTCTTCGGGATCATTGTGATCGCCGGAGTGATGATGTTTGTCACAAATCCGGTACAGGCAGCACAAGCAGGTTCTGATGCAGGAATGGCTACAGGACTTGGATATCTGGCAGCAGCATTATCAACAGGACTTTCTTGTGTTGGTGGTGGTATCGCCGTAGCGAGTGCCGCAAGTGCAGCTTTAGGAGCGATCAGTGAAGATCCAAGTGCCTTAGGTAAATCACTGATCTTCGTAGGCCTGGCAGAAGGTGTATGTCTGTATGGATTGATCATTTCATTTATGATCATTGGTAAACTTGGATAG
- a CDS encoding V-type ATP synthase subunit F gives MKMYLISDNLDTLTGMRLAGVDGIVVHERDELKEAIEKAMSDPEIGIVLLTEKFGREFPELIDEIKLERKMPLLIEIPDRHGTGRKKDFITSYVNEAIGLKL, from the coding sequence ATGAAGATGTATTTGATCAGCGATAACTTAGATACATTGACAGGAATGCGGTTAGCCGGGGTTGATGGGATTGTAGTTCATGAAAGGGATGAATTAAAAGAAGCAATCGAGAAAGCTATGAGTGATCCAGAGATTGGGATCGTGCTTTTGACAGAGAAATTTGGAAGAGAATTTCCAGAATTGATCGACGAGATCAAGCTGGAGCGGAAAATGCCGCTTCTGATCGAGATTCCTGACAGGCACGGAACTGGACGGAAGAAAGATTTTATCACGTCTTATGTCAATGAGGCGATTGGATTGAAATTGTAA
- a CDS encoding V-type ATP synthase subunit E: MTTLTVEEKISHIREAAMEEARARGNEIIDQHQKALEGVFKTHKQEAVMQADTRIKTETASARQQLNTVTSKGQLKLRRQLSRVQNELKNKLFEEVREMAEEYMKTEAYKELLVSYIAKAARFADGNPLTIYINSSDEDKKEFLEKRTGMTVTVSEEDFLGGIRSIIPGRNILIDHSFSGALEKEYEEFTFKGGVTGE; the protein is encoded by the coding sequence GTGACAACATTGACAGTAGAAGAAAAGATTTCACATATCAGAGAAGCTGCCATGGAAGAAGCAAGAGCCAGAGGAAATGAAATCATAGATCAGCACCAGAAGGCATTGGAAGGCGTGTTCAAAACACATAAACAAGAAGCTGTGATGCAGGCAGATACGAGGATCAAGACCGAAACAGCATCGGCAAGGCAGCAGTTAAATACAGTAACATCCAAAGGGCAGCTAAAACTTCGAAGACAATTAAGCCGAGTGCAGAATGAATTAAAAAATAAATTGTTTGAGGAAGTCCGGGAAATGGCAGAAGAATACATGAAAACCGAAGCGTATAAAGAATTACTTGTATCCTATATTGCAAAAGCGGCGAGATTCGCAGATGGGAATCCATTGACAATCTATATTAACAGTTCGGATGAGGACAAAAAAGAATTCCTCGAAAAACGAACTGGAATGACAGTAACAGTCAGCGAAGAAGATTTTCTTGGAGGAATCCGTTCGATTATTCCGGGAAGAAATATCTTGATCGATCATTCATTTTCAGGTGCTTTGGAGAAAGAATACGAAGAATTTACCTTTAAAGGGGGTGTGACAGGTGAGTAA
- a CDS encoding V-type ATP synthase subunit A, giving the protein MSKTGTIYGINGPVIYLAGNTGFKMSEMVYVGKEKLVGEVISLDKDCTTIQVYEETSGLKPGEIVEASGEAVSVTLAPGILDNIFDGIERPLERIAENAGAFITRGISVDSLDMEKLWDTKLVVNEGDVLHGGDIYAQVQETRAIVHKCMVPPDLTGTVTFVASDGEHAIKDHMITLRLDDGTEKQLTMIQRWPIRVPRPVHDRIPACVPLVTGQRILDTMFPIAKGGTAAIPGGFGTGKTMTQHQIAKWSDADIIIYIGCGERGNEMTQVLEEFSELVDPKSGNPLMDRTTLIANTSNMPVAAREASIYTGLTLAEYYRDMGYDVAIMADSTSRWAEALRELSGRLEEMPAEEGFPAYLASRLSAFYERAGMMHNLNGTDGSVTIIGAVSPQGGDFSEPVTQNTKRFVRCFWGLDKSLAYARHFPAIHWLTSYSEYLTDLGGWYRDHVSPNFVDYRNRLMAILNQESSLMEIVKLIGGDVLPDDQKLTLEIARVIRLGFLQQNAFHKDDTCVSMEKQFKMMEVILYLYQKSRELVARGMPMSVLKAEGIFEKVIAIKYDVPNDNLQLLDLYRKQIDDFYDAVLEKNA; this is encoded by the coding sequence GTGAGTAAGACTGGAACAATTTATGGAATTAATGGACCTGTCATTTATCTGGCTGGAAATACTGGATTTAAGATGTCAGAAATGGTTTATGTCGGCAAAGAAAAATTAGTTGGAGAAGTCATTTCTCTGGATAAAGACTGTACGACGATTCAAGTATATGAAGAAACATCAGGATTAAAACCGGGCGAGATCGTGGAAGCAAGCGGGGAGGCAGTATCCGTCACATTAGCTCCCGGAATCCTTGATAACATTTTTGATGGAATTGAACGTCCCTTAGAGAGGATCGCAGAAAATGCAGGTGCATTTATCACAAGAGGTATCAGCGTAGATTCGCTTGATATGGAGAAATTGTGGGACACAAAATTAGTTGTCAATGAAGGAGATGTTCTTCATGGCGGTGATATCTATGCCCAAGTGCAGGAAACAAGAGCCATCGTACACAAATGCATGGTGCCGCCAGATCTTACAGGAACGGTTACTTTTGTGGCATCTGATGGAGAACATGCGATCAAGGATCATATGATCACGTTAAGATTGGACGATGGAACGGAAAAACAGTTAACAATGATCCAGAGATGGCCAATCAGGGTTCCAAGACCTGTTCACGACAGGATTCCGGCATGTGTGCCACTGGTAACAGGCCAGAGAATACTGGATACAATGTTTCCGATTGCTAAAGGTGGAACTGCGGCAATTCCAGGTGGTTTTGGTACTGGAAAGACAATGACACAGCATCAGATTGCGAAATGGTCCGATGCGGATATTATCATTTATATCGGATGCGGGGAACGTGGAAATGAGATGACACAGGTATTGGAAGAATTTTCAGAATTAGTTGATCCAAAGAGTGGTAATCCATTGATGGACCGAACAACACTGATCGCCAACACATCCAATATGCCGGTAGCAGCACGTGAAGCATCTATTTATACAGGACTTACGTTGGCAGAATATTACCGTGATATGGGATATGATGTCGCGATCATGGCGGATTCTACTTCAAGATGGGCAGAAGCGTTAAGAGAATTGTCCGGTCGTCTGGAAGAGATGCCAGCAGAAGAAGGATTTCCGGCATATTTAGCTTCCAGATTATCAGCTTTTTATGAGAGAGCTGGAATGATGCACAACCTAAATGGAACGGACGGTTCTGTAACGATCATCGGTGCAGTATCTCCGCAGGGAGGAGATTTCTCAGAGCCAGTTACACAGAATACCAAACGATTTGTCCGTTGCTTCTGGGGACTTGATAAATCCTTGGCTTACGCAAGACATTTTCCAGCGATTCACTGGTTAACGAGTTACAGTGAATATCTGACAGATCTCGGTGGCTGGTACAGAGATCATGTATCCCCCAATTTTGTGGACTATCGAAATCGTCTGATGGCGATCTTAAATCAGGAAAGTAGTTTGATGGAGATCGTAAAACTGATCGGTGGGGATGTTCTTCCAGATGATCAGAAATTAACGTTAGAGATCGCAAGGGTGATCCGATTAGGATTTCTGCAGCAAAATGCTTTCCATAAAGATGACACTTGCGTGTCCATGGAGAAGCAATTTAAAATGATGGAAGTTATTTTATATCTGTATCAAAAGAGCAGGGAACTTGTAGCGAGAGGAATGCCAATGAGCGTGCTAAAAGCAGAAGGGATCTTTGAGAAAGTCATTGCGATCAAATACGATGTTCCGAATGACAATCTGCAATTACTGGATCTTTACCGTAAACAGATTGATGATTTCTATGACGCAGTACTGGAAAAGAATGCATAA
- a CDS encoding V-type ATP synthase subunit B, whose protein sequence is MGIEYLGLSSINGPLVILEGVQDAFFDEIVEFTVDGKTKKIGRIIELYEDKAVIQVFEGTENMSLDNTRTKLTGHPMEVSLAPDMLGRTFNGIGKPIDGLGPLITDVKRDVNGLPLNPVRRKYPRNYIRTGISAIDGLTTLIRGQKLPIFSGNGLPHDQLAAQIVKQASLGDGSDEPFAVVFGAMGVKHDVADFFQKTFEESGVADHVCMFLNLANDPVVERLITPKVALTAAEYLAFDCNMHILVILTDMTSFAEAMREVSSSKGEIPSRKGYPGYLYSELATLYERAGIIEGAEGSVTQLPILTMPNDDITHPIPDLTGYITEGQIVLDRNLNGQTIYPPISVLPSLSRLMKDGIGEGYTREDHQDLANQLFSAYAKVGEARNLASVIGEDELSPIDKKYLEFGKAFEERYIGQGPEENRSMIETLDLGWELLKILPREELDRIDTKIIDKYLPKEQES, encoded by the coding sequence ATGGGAATTGAATATTTAGGACTAAGCAGCATCAATGGTCCGCTTGTCATTCTGGAAGGAGTACAGGACGCATTTTTTGATGAGATCGTCGAATTTACGGTTGATGGAAAAACGAAAAAAATCGGAAGGATCATTGAATTATACGAAGATAAAGCGGTGATTCAGGTATTTGAGGGAACGGAAAATATGTCCCTTGATAATACAAGAACAAAATTAACTGGACACCCGATGGAAGTCTCTCTTGCACCAGATATGCTAGGGAGAACATTTAACGGAATCGGAAAACCAATCGATGGATTAGGACCACTGATCACCGATGTCAAACGAGATGTCAACGGTCTTCCATTAAATCCGGTCCGCAGAAAATATCCAAGAAACTATATCCGTACAGGTATTTCAGCAATTGACGGATTAACAACACTGATCCGTGGACAGAAACTTCCCATCTTCTCAGGAAACGGACTTCCACACGATCAGCTGGCAGCCCAGATCGTAAAACAGGCATCTCTTGGTGATGGTTCAGATGAGCCATTTGCGGTAGTCTTTGGAGCAATGGGTGTCAAACATGATGTTGCGGATTTCTTTCAGAAGACATTTGAGGAAAGTGGTGTTGCAGATCATGTATGTATGTTCTTAAATCTTGCAAATGACCCAGTTGTAGAACGATTGATCACACCAAAAGTAGCCTTAACTGCAGCAGAATATCTTGCATTTGACTGTAATATGCATATCTTAGTTATCCTGACAGATATGACATCGTTTGCGGAAGCGATGCGTGAGGTATCTTCATCGAAAGGAGAAATTCCATCCAGAAAAGGATATCCAGGATATTTGTACAGTGAACTTGCAACATTATACGAACGTGCAGGAATCATCGAAGGAGCAGAAGGTTCGGTCACACAGTTACCAATCTTAACTATGCCAAATGATGATATCACTCATCCAATTCCTGACTTAACCGGTTATATTACAGAAGGGCAGATCGTACTGGATCGTAACTTAAACGGACAGACCATTTATCCACCAATCAGTGTTTTGCCATCGCTTTCTCGTCTGATGAAAGATGGAATCGGAGAAGGATACACAAGAGAAGATCATCAGGATCTTGCAAACCAGTTATTTTCCGCTTATGCGAAAGTGGGAGAAGCAAGAAACTTAGCATCTGTTATCGGAGAAGATGAGTTATCCCCAATTGATAAAAAATATCTGGAATTTGGAAAGGCATTTGAGGAACGATATATCGGTCAGGGGCCGGAAGAAAACCGTTCCATGATCGAAACATTGGATCTTGGATGGGAATTATTAAAGATCCTGCCAAGAGAAGAATTGGATCGAATCGACACGAAGATCATCGATAAATACCTGCCAAAAGAGCAGGAAAGCTAA
- a CDS encoding V-type ATP synthase subunit D has product MDPREFPTKGNLIAAKNSLTLAKQGYDLMDKKRNILIRELMDLIDEAKDIQEEIDTTFTRAYACLQRANIQHGISKVEELAYTVPIEDSIQIQTRSIMGTEIPHVKYDAHENQLTYAMDGTFESIDVAREAFRQVKDLTIKLSMVENAAYRLATSIKKTQKRANALKNITIPTYTGLVYKISNELEEKEREEFTRLKVIKRMKQKG; this is encoded by the coding sequence ATGGACCCACGAGAATTCCCGACCAAAGGAAATCTGATCGCAGCCAAGAACTCTCTTACATTGGCAAAACAGGGTTACGATCTGATGGATAAAAAAAGAAATATCCTGATTCGTGAGCTGATGGATCTAATCGATGAGGCGAAAGATATTCAGGAAGAGATTGATACAACATTTACAAGAGCGTATGCATGCCTTCAGAGGGCGAATATCCAGCATGGGATCAGTAAGGTAGAAGAACTTGCCTATACAGTTCCGATCGAGGACTCGATACAGATTCAGACAAGAAGTATCATGGGAACAGAGATTCCACATGTGAAATATGATGCACATGAGAATCAGTTGACATATGCGATGGATGGGACATTTGAATCAATTGATGTTGCCAGGGAAGCGTTTCGGCAGGTGAAGGATCTGACAATTAAATTGTCAATGGTTGAAAACGCGGCGTATCGTTTAGCAACTAGTATTAAGAAAACGCAGAAGAGGGCAAATGCGTTGAAGAATATTACGATTCCGACTTATACCGGGTTGGTTTATAAGATTTCGAATGAGTTGGAAGAGAAGGAAAGAGAGGAATTTACACGGCTTAAAGTGATTAAGCGGATGAAGCAGAAAGGATGA
- a CDS encoding four-carbon acid sugar kinase family protein → MNRIKLAVIADDFTGGADAASFLKRKHANVVLLTGIPLMLPDCDCVIFALKIRSVPVSDAIKKVHDVLLFLEQYQVEHLYYKYCSTFDSTPKGNIGPVMDFLLDYYDLTYITSLIDAQKSPLLIYSDAVLKDFKTEKKSPAFYTAAKKIESILSFIAVYAKDHNYHKIIVAGGETSGAVTTGLGYSSFYIGQEICPGVPVLIPEENRYLQLILKSGNFGSEDFFLKAMEM, encoded by the coding sequence ATGAATCGTATTAAACTTGCTGTGATTGCAGATGATTTCACAGGCGGAGCCGATGCTGCAAGTTTTCTGAAACGGAAGCACGCAAATGTTGTCTTATTAACAGGAATTCCTCTAATGCTTCCTGATTGTGACTGTGTAATTTTTGCTTTGAAAATACGCAGTGTTCCTGTATCTGATGCAATCAAGAAAGTTCATGATGTCCTGCTGTTTTTAGAACAGTATCAGGTAGAACATTTATATTATAAATATTGCTCTACTTTTGATTCTACCCCAAAAGGAAATATTGGGCCTGTTATGGATTTCCTTCTCGACTACTATGATCTAACTTACATTACATCACTTATTGATGCGCAGAAAAGTCCATTGTTAATATATAGTGATGCTGTGTTGAAAGATTTTAAAACAGAAAAAAAATCCCCTGCATTTTATACAGCAGCTAAGAAAATAGAATCTATTCTGTCTTTTATTGCTGTTTATGCAAAGGATCATAACTATCATAAGATCATTGTTGCTGGTGGAGAAACCTCTGGAGCTGTTACTACAGGATTAGGGTATTCCTCTTTTTATATTGGACAGGAAATCTGCCCTGGGGTTCCTGTTTTAATTCCTGAAGAAAATAGGTATTTGCAGCTTATATTGAAATCTGGAAATTTTGGTAGTGAGGATTTCTTTTTGAAAGCTATGGAGATGTGA
- a CDS encoding PCC domain-containing protein: MNLVPKEDAKVGAGYGDVLQKDGPVEFLNGTGVVCQNNNDYDTHFHATMCDASGQVFGGHIVKGYTPTLTTVDLLIFEIKNIEMLRVYDEETDLTQFLPK, from the coding sequence ATGAATCTTGTTCCAAAAGAAGATGCGAAAGTTGGTGCTGGATATGGCGATGTTCTTCAAAAAGACGGTCCAGTAGAATTTCTAAATGGAACAGGTGTTGTTTGTCAAAATAACAATGACTATGACACACATTTTCATGCGACAATGTGTGATGCTTCTGGTCAGGTCTTTGGTGGCCACATTGTAAAAGGATATACTCCAACACTGACTACGGTTGATCTTCTTATTTTTGAGATCAAAAATATTGAAATGCTGCGTGTTTACGATGAAGAAACTGATCTTACACAATTTCTTCCTAAGTAA
- a CDS encoding class II fructose-bisphosphate aldolase, whose protein sequence is MLVTMKEILDRAKKDNYGVTSIMVDRSSLSYEDNIAQTKETVKMCRPLNISVEAELGHVGQSEDYSSDVSDHFTKPEEVKKFVEETGIDCLAVAIGTAHGRYHGTPHIDFDLLKQITDVVDIPLVLHGGSGTGDENLRKAVKNGIQKVNLATELVVAGKEELETFIQDKNFDKWQLIPSFIKGYSDRLEHYVNLFDQENRAW, encoded by the coding sequence ATGTTAGTTACAATGAAGGAAATTCTTGATCGAGCAAAAAAAGATAATTATGGTGTTACTTCCATTATGGTCGATCGTTCTTCTTTAAGCTATGAAGATAATATCGCACAGACAAAAGAGACTGTGAAAATGTGCCGTCCTCTTAATATCAGTGTAGAAGCTGAATTAGGCCATGTCGGTCAGAGTGAAGATTATTCTTCCGATGTTTCTGATCATTTTACAAAGCCTGAAGAGGTGAAAAAATTTGTTGAAGAGACAGGAATTGACTGTCTTGCTGTAGCAATCGGAACTGCTCATGGACGTTATCACGGCACTCCTCACATCGATTTTGATCTGTTAAAACAGATTACCGATGTTGTAGATATACCACTTGTATTACATGGTGGAAGTGGAACTGGTGATGAAAATTTAAGAAAAGCTGTAAAAAATGGTATTCAGAAAGTCAACCTTGCAACAGAACTTGTCGTTGCCGGGAAAGAAGAATTAGAAACTTTTATTCAAGATAAAAACTTTGATAAATGGCAGTTGATTCCGTCTTTTATCAAGGGATATTCTGACCGTCTGGAACATTATGTGAATTTATTTGATCAGGAAAATAGAGCTTGGTAA
- a CDS encoding MurR/RpiR family transcriptional regulator — protein MLNNAPLLTSEKIFSACANRIRSLSSFISTNDLLCAAKLICEARMCHIIGAGNTIPIASDLVIAISRSGASTQVLKALSLAKKKEMKILVITADPNSQIMDFSDAILQINDTNEMHDQNVRADSHLLELAVNDALIYVIKNYPLFNFDDKLPTQINDVELLLSETKF, from the coding sequence ATGTTAAACAATGCCCCCTTACTTACAAGTGAAAAAATATTTTCTGCTTGTGCAAACCGCATTCGTTCACTCTCAAGTTTCATCTCTACAAATGATCTGCTCTGTGCTGCAAAATTGATCTGTGAAGCCAGAATGTGTCATATTATAGGGGCTGGAAATACAATCCCGATTGCTTCTGATCTTGTAATTGCGATCAGTCGTTCTGGTGCTTCAACACAGGTTTTAAAAGCGCTTTCCCTTGCTAAGAAAAAAGAAATGAAGATTCTTGTGATCACTGCTGATCCAAACTCTCAGATCATGGATTTTTCAGATGCTATTTTACAGATTAACGACACGAATGAAATGCATGATCAAAATGTTCGTGCTGATTCTCATTTATTAGAACTCGCTGTCAATGATGCTCTCATTTATGTTATTAAAAATTATCCTCTCTTTAATTTTGATGATAAATTGCCAACTCAGATAAACGATGTAGAATTATTGCTTAGCGAAACTAAATTTTAG
- a CDS encoding MurR/RpiR family transcriptional regulator — translation MQIIKTSVIENIKHNFEELFPAEKKTAQYILDHLEEVTLLNISQLAKKAHASEASIVRMAKHLGYNGFFQMRLLLSNDVA, via the coding sequence ATGCAAATTATAAAAACATCAGTCATCGAAAATATTAAACATAACTTTGAAGAACTCTTTCCTGCAGAGAAAAAAACTGCACAATATATCCTTGATCATCTTGAAGAAGTAACCCTTCTTAATATCTCACAGCTTGCTAAAAAAGCTCATGCAAGTGAAGCTTCCATTGTCAGAATGGCAAAACATCTAGGGTATAATGGTTTCTTCCAAATGCGGCTTCTTCTTTCAAATGATGTCGCATAA
- the gnd gene encoding phosphogluconate dehydrogenase (NAD(+)-dependent, decarboxylating): MKLKMVGLGKMGFNLALNMKDHEVDVEGFDVNEEARKKAEESGIKSYETLKDLVSADQKDVIWVMLPAGKITNSVLDELSGLCKKGDIVIDGGNSDHRDSLKTAKKMEEKGIYFFDIGTSGGVYGARHGASFMCGGDPEVFKNDLQEMLESIATTNGCLYTGKTGSGHYLKMIHNAMLYGYMQTLGEGFELLEKSEFDYDLEHVADSLSKSSVIRGWLLELAANAFRKDPDLEKIKGVVGASKTTGWTIESACELGVPIPIISTSLMMRLRSKQDDSFSAKVIASLRDEVGGHKAQSK; the protein is encoded by the coding sequence ATGAAATTAAAAATGGTAGGTCTTGGGAAAATGGGATTTAATTTAGCCCTGAATATGAAAGACCACGAGGTTGATGTAGAAGGATTCGATGTAAATGAAGAAGCCAGAAAGAAGGCTGAAGAATCTGGAATTAAATCATATGAAACTCTAAAAGATCTGGTATCTGCGGATCAGAAAGATGTGATCTGGGTTATGTTACCAGCTGGAAAGATCACAAATTCAGTATTAGATGAATTAAGTGGTTTATGTAAAAAAGGAGACATCGTGATCGATGGTGGAAATTCAGATCATCGAGACAGCTTAAAGACAGCAAAGAAGATGGAAGAGAAAGGAATTTATTTCTTTGATATTGGAACAAGTGGAGGGGTTTACGGAGCAAGACACGGAGCAAGTTTTATGTGTGGAGGAGATCCGGAAGTATTTAAAAATGATCTTCAGGAAATGTTAGAAAGCATTGCAACAACAAACGGATGTCTTTACACAGGAAAAACAGGAAGTGGTCATTATCTTAAAATGATTCACAATGCAATGTTATATGGATACATGCAGACATTAGGAGAAGGATTTGAACTTCTTGAAAAAAGTGAATTTGATTACGATCTGGAACATGTTGCAGATTCACTTAGTAAATCAAGTGTTATTAGAGGATGGCTGTTAGAACTTGCAGCAAATGCATTTAGAAAAGATCCAGATCTAGAAAAGATCAAAGGAGTTGTTGGAGCAAGTAAAACAACAGGATGGACAATCGAGTCTGCTTGTGAACTTGGAGTTCCAATCCCAATTATTTCTACTTCACTGATGATGCGTTTAAGATCAAAACAGGATGATTCATTTTCAGCGAAAGTGATCGCATCTTTAAGAGATGAGGTTGGAGGACACAAAGCTCAGTCAAAATAA
- a CDS encoding BglG family transcription antiterminator: protein MNRQENLIQILLKAEKPLTTQELAEQLNVSSRTIRSDLEKIESEILVHSMKLEKKPRVGIWIEGTQDEKDALFLDVKGEHDLVESYSKEYRRGCILVQILLSKNKIYPYKLQNNLYVSKSTIEKDLQEISKWLEKYDLSLMKKPSIGLYVSGDEENIRNAVAALAGELSEKNQSIESLMETYLDIDVKEIEDIIHNWNDNYNMHLNEVNINNLAFHASVMLMRIGKNKALLIENSKALDSETFSYKEEFDILINELSTYGNCEIPKDEADYLLMHLLGMYLNESSFLENDFLNDLRKIAENIAEDFILKSDKIMSLDLESNDQFKRSLMLHLLPTVYRLKYGLNLYNPLLNEIKTNYASYYYLALIINSSFKKYIGVNASEGEIAYVALHLSVAVQQAKDHVQVAVVCSLGVGVSRLLSVKLQENFPDVTFIHCSMNDEEQLEKCKYIISTVELNTDKPYVQVNPLLMEVDVQKIRTLLRKNPSINKTNFSMQTVKVFHEQIDKIQILQEMSNYLRMCGAVTPRFFEGVLKRENMGSTEVGDGIILTHGFHEDVKRTQIAFCKLDHPIVWKTQEVDFIVMLAVAKTDAKNVMQMNWLYKMLSNMEIVNKIRECKKDREIYETLIEASKKL, encoded by the coding sequence ATGAACAGACAAGAAAATTTAATTCAGATTCTTTTAAAAGCAGAAAAACCACTTACAACACAAGAATTAGCAGAGCAGTTAAATGTCAGCAGCCGGACAATCCGATCTGATCTTGAAAAAATAGAATCAGAAATCCTGGTTCATTCCATGAAACTTGAAAAGAAACCAAGAGTTGGTATTTGGATTGAAGGTACACAAGATGAAAAAGATGCATTGTTTCTTGATGTAAAAGGAGAACATGACTTAGTAGAGTCTTATTCGAAAGAATACCGAAGAGGCTGCATTTTAGTACAGATATTGCTGTCAAAAAATAAAATATATCCATATAAATTACAGAATAATCTTTATGTAAGCAAGTCAACAATTGAAAAAGATCTTCAGGAGATCTCAAAATGGCTGGAGAAATATGATCTTAGTTTAATGAAGAAACCAAGTATAGGTCTTTATGTCAGTGGAGATGAAGAAAATATTCGAAATGCAGTTGCTGCACTAGCAGGTGAACTGAGTGAAAAAAATCAGTCCATTGAAAGCTTGATGGAAACATATTTGGATATAGATGTTAAGGAAATCGAAGACATTATACATAACTGGAATGACAATTATAATATGCACTTAAATGAAGTGAATATAAACAATCTGGCTTTTCATGCATCGGTTATGTTAATGAGAATAGGTAAAAATAAAGCATTATTAATAGAAAATTCAAAAGCCTTGGATAGTGAGACATTTTCTTATAAAGAAGAGTTCGACATCCTAATAAATGAACTTTCAACATATGGAAATTGTGAGATTCCAAAAGATGAAGCAGATTATCTTCTTATGCATCTTTTAGGTATGTATTTGAATGAAAGCTCATTTTTAGAAAATGATTTTTTAAATGATCTGAGAAAGATTGCTGAAAATATAGCAGAAGATTTTATTTTGAAATCCGATAAGATCATGTCATTAGATTTAGAATCAAATGACCAGTTTAAAAGATCACTGATGCTTCATTTGCTTCCAACAGTATATCGTTTGAAATATGGATTAAATCTATATAACCCATTATTGAATGAGATTAAGACTAATTATGCCAGCTATTATTATCTGGCTCTGATCATCAATTCAAGTTTCAAAAAATATATCGGAGTAAATGCAAGTGAAGGAGAAATTGCTTATGTGGCATTGCATTTGTCAGTAGCTGTACAGCAGGCAAAAGATCATGTGCAGGTAGCGGTTGTCTGTTCTCTTGGAGTAGGAGTATCAAGATTACTTTCTGTAAAGCTTCAGGAAAACTTCCCAGATGTAACATTTATTCATTGTTCCATGAATGATGAGGAACAGTTAGAAAAATGTAAATATATCATTTCAACAGTGGAACTTAACACAGACAAACCTTATGTACAAGTAAATCCGCTGCTGATGGAAGTAGATGTACAGAAAATACGAACACTATTAAGAAAAAATCCAAGTATTAATAAAACAAATTTCTCCATGCAGACAGTAAAAGTCTTTCATGAGCAAATTGATAAGATTCAGATCTTGCAAGAGATGTCAAATTATCTTCGCATGTGCGGCGCAGTGACACCAAGATTTTTTGAAGGTGTTTTAAAAAGAGAAAATATGGGATCTACGGAAGTAGGAGATGGTATTATTCTGACACATGGATTCCATGAGGATGTAAAGCGAACACAGATTGCATTTTGCAAGCTGGATCATCCGATTGTCTGGAAGACACAGGAAGTTGATTTTATCGTAATGTTAGCAGTTGCAAAAACAGATGCAAAAAATGTAATGCAAATGAACTGGTTGTATAAAATGTTAAGCAATATGGAGATAGTCAACAAGATAAGAGAATGCAAGAAAGACAGAGAAATATATGAAACATTAATAGAAGCAAGTAAAAAACTTTAA